Below is a genomic region from Rosa chinensis cultivar Old Blush chromosome 5, RchiOBHm-V2, whole genome shotgun sequence.
TTGCTGTAAAATGTGACTTACTTGGATTAGTCATGACAATAAGACCAGAGCACCTAAAATCACAGTTCCACTGGTTCCTTCCCTTAGCTTGGTAGTATAGATTCATGGCTATAGAGGCATGATTCATGAGATTATCCGGAGAGGAGCATGGACATCCACCTTGAAGAATCCGACAATCTACGTGAGAGCATGCGAAATTCAGATTTGCTAAAAGGGTCGCTTGGTCTGTTGAAGGTTTGGCCACACACCAAGTTTTCTGCATTTCCATAACAATATGAACAAGTCAGTTTAAAACGTGATCTACAGATTTGATTTGAGTTTATATTCAGTTGAGAAACTTGATATTACCTGCCCATTTACCATTACCAATATTTCTGCAAAAGATACAACCGTAAATATAATTAGCAAAGGATCCTAGGATTGCCCAATTCTTCAGCTTTTTATAAATTGTACTGGTAAGAAGTAAAAGTACCTGAAGCGAAGGACAAGAGCAGGAGCAAAAGAGTGAGAGTTGCTTTAGCCATAGAATTTACTGACTACTAGCTAGCTTAGCTTTTGATGAAATGAAAATGATGATACAATCACAGAAATGGAGGACTAAATAAAGTGAGAGAAAGGCAAAAGGCAACGGCTACATTGAGTTGCCGACCAAAGCAAAACGGCTATATTGCATGACAATGGAGCGTTTTGGGTTGGAATTCTCAGCTTTTGGGATTAGTAAACTGAAAAGGGACAAACAAAGGAGCTTTACACGTGAAGTGACTTTGTGTCTCTttcacatcattgtctcttgCACTTACTTGGGATTTACCATAAATTAATGGACTTGAAGTAAGCAGCAACTGATGGATCAATCATCAATGATTAGTATTTTACCATCAGTAAGCTTATCCTTTTACTGTCTCCAGAAAAGGCAAAAATTTAATTTTACCGTCTTTTGTATGTTGTACATGGGGATGATGAGAGTGGGTAAAAAACGTTTGATCTTCTTGGGTTACAAAATAGTCTCTCTGCTAAGTTTGAATTTTGGTCTCTCAATTTGGaccaaaagattaaaaaaaaaaatctagttggtattttttttttttttgaatggctAGTTGGTAATTTTTATGCCAAAAGGCTTGTTGGTAATTTTTTTGAATGGCTAGTTGGTATTTTTATGCCACTTAAGTTAGAGTGTAATTAGTTAAATAGTGAAATTGAAATACACTCTAACTTAAACTGAAAATCACGATTTAACTTAAATCAAACACTTCCGGAGATCACCATTtaattcaaaatccaaaacgcAATTTGTACTAGTTAAGTGGTGATTTAAGTGGTGAAAATGTACTAATCACTATTTAATCCAAAATGTACTGAAATCACCATTTAATCCAATGGATCgtctacagtacattaatgtaccgatacattaaGTAGACTAGATTCAATACAtaggtagactagctcagtaTATGGGTAGACATGCATGAAGTTAGTCTATCCTTGTACCGAGCTAGTCTACCTATGTATTGAACCTactctacttgatgtatcggtacattaatgtattgaAGTATTTTCTTTAATCTAAAACCTAAAACTCAATTGGTACTATATTTTCACCACTTAAACCAAAATGTAATAGTAGTACATGCTTTAACTTAAATCAAACACTTTCGGAAATCACGAGACTTATTTACACTTGCCCACAAGTACAAAAAACAAAGTACCAAAGTCCAAACATGACTTTTACCATTTACAGAAGTTGGGCCATAATGGACCGTGGTAAATTTTTGGTTCTGTCTTTTTCGGAAATCGAAAAATTAAATGCGGGATCCAATTTCTTGATTTTAGCCTTTTAGGCTTGGCGACAACCAAACAATCTCGTTGAGATAGAAGTGAAACACACAACTCTGCAGTGTAGTTGAACCCACCTTGCTCGATCAGTTCTCAAAAGAGTTTCTCTTTCCttggctaaaaaagaaaaatctgttCTGTTTATCAAACAGTTGGACAGAACAGACTGCTTCAAAAACAGTTGAACTTCAAGAATGTTTGAAGCTGAAGCAATTTGCACTCCAGCATTCCTCCAATTACCCATTCCCACCAGAAAATTTATCTCCTTAAAACCCAGAATTGGGTTTCTGACCAGAGTTTCAACTCCAAATGTCTTGCTTTGCCAAACCCATCATTACTCTTGCTCTCTCTTTTCTACTCAACAGGACAGTAGAGCTCAG
It encodes:
- the LOC112167672 gene encoding glucan endo-1,3-beta-glucosidase, which gives rise to MAKATLTLLLLLLSFASEILVMVNGQKTWCVAKPSTDQATLLANLNFACSHVDCRILQGGCPCSSPDNLMNHASIAMNLYYQAKGRNQWNCDFRCSGLIVMTNPSYGDCIYA